One window of the Aptenodytes patagonicus chromosome 5, bAptPat1.pri.cur, whole genome shotgun sequence genome contains the following:
- the SEC16B gene encoding protein transport protein Sec16B isoform X2, which produces MDPWAPAWLPQPQERQAAWGSWGEVHRGPPPQPRRQLLCVGPPPRPGSWDGGHLPGHSWNEGHHPRRDACRPASRAEYYESSYPNRPYSRQGYEDPHWQYPAASYRDDYTYQSHQWQPVAWQDDRDLRQREPYSKSTNYRDQHYYRGYHPNLATTTPGQDRMQTYDSHEESYISTARKEWAGGETLGSDSGEAGGQPQEPLGQPSLLLQYRESGLSSSSYELSQYIHDGADHYDSVLSGTWSPAQAGGPLVSTPAPVVPLKFSLPHMAVCFGARGQLVLVCPHRPAEGQLAHVELHSLEVILHDTKELEELQAFPGPLTREDLHKVDVMTFCQQKIATSCDLSTQRGRDSSLLWKLLVLLCRQNGSMVGSDTAELLMQDCRSREKYKRQNPAANLIGLTDDEWMSHQPGTLDLITGEVPPVVETQAQIVEKFTKLLYYGRKKDALVWAMRNQLWGHALFLSSKMDPRTYSWVLTGFTSTLATNDPLQTLFQLMSGRIPQAALCCGDASWGDWRPHLAVMLSNKVGDMELNHRAIVTMGDTLAGRGAVEAAHFCYLMADTPFGYFGAKADRMALLGSSHRQAFTQFARTEVIQRMEIFEYCQQLRQPESFLLPFQVYKLLYASRLADYGLPAQALQYCEQIATTLLGQDPASHPVLAQQVMKLAERLKLSDPLLLEMPEQDQTLEPDWLVQLRACCREWEVEDDPPPEVAPAQSGLSWAAASMAGGEPVHEPPQSEGYQYDQWYQPMPPQGPSSHEDVPLRPLAPAQVAASPLLGVRQELQPPTLSPGTAAPPGGVFAEPPLQVVPLAGEAGEPQDTPLSSGGVQPSLPAEEEELKARARTTSESSTVSLEDDSQPSSESTAEDAAEEPAPAEAVKPGKDKSSGFRWFGWFRSKPTKETSPKATSETASDSPAPGAQEQTSPSPPDAPPVAGTSPLAQSSSRNPVSTEMKGSWDADGGESAGGQTGSHESPPLVGTVPLFNPVQVSQLAAASRPNQSRLLSQRRYPNPL; this is translated from the exons ATGGACCCCTGGGCCCCCGCCTGGTtgccccagccccaggagaggcaggcagccTGGGGGTCATGGGGAGAGGTGCACCGTGGCCCCCCACCACAGCCCAGGCGGCAGCTCCTCTGTGTGGGGCCCCCACCTCGGCCCGGCTCCTGGGATGGGGGTCATCTCCCCGGCCACTCCTGGAATGAGGGCCACCACCCCCGGAGGGACGCCTGCAGACCGGCTTCCCGGGCTGAGTACTACGAAAGCAGCTACCCCAACAGACCATACTCCAG GCAAGGATATGAAGACCCCCACTGGCAGTATCCAGCAGCCAGCTACAGGGACGACTACACCTACCAAAGCCATCAGTGGCAGCCGGTGGCCTGGCAGGATGACAGAG ACCTGAGACAGAGAGAGCCTTACAGCAAGAGTACCAATTACCGGGATCAGCACTACTACAGGGGTTACCACCCCAACCTGGCCACGACCACCCCAGGGCAGGACAG GATGCAGACCTACGACTCCCACGAGGAGAGCTACATCTCAACTGCCAGGAAGGAGTGGGCAGGGGGAGAGACCCTTGGCAGCGATTCAGGGGAGGCTGGTGGCCAGCCCCAAGAG cccttgggccagcccagcctgctcctgcagtACCGCGAGTCAGGGCTCAGCTCCAGCAGCTACGAGCTCAGCCAGTACATCCATGATGGTGCTGACCACTATGACTCTGTGCTTTCAGGGACATGGAGCCCAGCACAAGCAG GGGGGCCCTTGGTGTCCACCCCGGCCCCGGTGGTACCCCTCAAGTTCTCGTTGCCGCACATGGCGGTGTGCTTTGGAGCCAGAGGCCAGCTGGTGCTGGTGTGTCCTCACCGCCCTGCCGAGGGGCAGCTAGCCCATGTTGAGCTACACAGCCTGGAG GTAATCCTTCATGACACGAAAGAGCTGGAGGAGCTACAGGCCTTCCCGGGGCCGCTGACCAG GGAAGATCTGCACAAGGTGGATGTGATGACATTTTGCCAGCAGAAGATAGCCACAAGCTGTGATCTCTCAACACAGAGAGGCAGAGATTCATCTCTTCTCTGGAAACTCCTGGTCCTCCTCTGCCGGCAGAATGGG TCCATGGTGGGCTCAGACACAGCTGAGCTGCTGATGCAAGACTGCAGGAGCCGGGAGAAGTACAAGAGGCAAAACCCTGCGGCAAACCTGATCGGCCTAACAGATGATGAGTGGATGTCACATCAGCCAGGGACACTGGACCTCATCACAGGGGAGGTCCCTCCTGTCGTGGAGACGCAGGCACAGATAGTGGAGAAGTTCACCAAGCTCCTCTACTATGGCAGAAAGAAA GATGCTCTGGTCTGGGCCATGAGAAACCAGCTGTGGGGCCATGCCCTTTTCCTCTCCAGCAAGATGGACCCTCGGACCTACAGCTGGGTGCTCACCGG GTTCACCAGCACGCTGGCCACCAATGACCCCCTGCAGACCCTCTTCCAGCTCATGTCAGGAAGGATCCCTCAGGCAGCGCTG TGCTGCGGGGATGCCTCGTGGGGAGACTGGAGGCCCCACCTGGCCGTGATGTTGTCCAACAAGGTTGGAGACATGGAGCTGAACCACCGAGCCATCGTCACCATGGGAGACACTTTGG CTGGCAGGGGAGCAGTCGAAGCAGCTCATTTCTGCTACCTGATGGCAGATACTCCTTTCGGTTACTTCGGGGCGAAGGCAGACCGTATggccctgctgggcagcagccacCG TCAGGCATTCACCCAGTTTGCCAGGACAGAGGTCATCCAGCGGATGGAAATCTTCGAGTACTGCCAGCAGCTACGACAGCCTGAATCCTTCCTGCTGCCCTTCCAG gTGTACAAGCTCCTCTATGCCTCTCGCCTGGCTGACTATGGGCTCCCAGCCCAAGCCCTGCAATACTGCGAGCAGATTGCCACCACACTCCTGGGCCAGGATCCGGCCAGCCACCCTGTCCTGGCCCAGCAAGTGATGAAG ctAGCCGAGCGGCTGAAGCTCTCTGACCCACTGCTCCTGGAGATGCCGGAACAGGACCAGACACTGGAGCCTGACTGGCTGGTACAGCTCCGAGCCTGCTGCAGGGAGTGGGAG GTGGAAGATGACCCCCCTCCAGAGGTGGCACCTGCTCAGTCAGGgctctcctgggctgctgcatcGATGGCAG gtggaGAGCCTGTCCATGAGCCTCCACAGAGTGAAGGCTACCAGTATGACCAGTGGTACCAGCCCATGCCACCCCAGGGACCCAGCTCTCATGAGGACGTGCCTCTCCGGCCCCTGGCACCTGCTCAGGTTGCAGCATCGCCACTGCTTGGTGTTCGGCAAGAGCTGCAGCCCCCTACACTCAGCCCAGGGACGGCTGCCCCTCCAGGAGGGGTTTTTGCTGAGCCCCCTCTGCAGGTGGTGCCACTGGCAG GAGAAGCTGGGGAGCCCCAGGACACCCCGCTGTCCTCCGGGGGGGTGCAGCCATCCCTCCCAGCAGAGGAG GAGGAATTAAAGGCAAGAGCTCGCACCACTTCAGAGAGCTCCACCGTCTCCTTGGAAGATGACAGCCAGCCTTCCTCGGAGAGCacagctgaagatgctgctgaAGAGCCGGCACCAGCAGAGGCAGTGAAACCGGGTAAGGATAAG AGCTCCGGATTTAGGTGGTTTGGCTGGTTTCGGTCAAAGCCCACTAAGGAAACATCTCCCAAAGCTACGTCTGAGACAGCCTCGGACTCCCCCGCTCCGGGAGCGCAG GAACAGACGTCGCCATCCCCACCTGATGCTCCTCCTGTGGCTGGGACAAGCCCTTTGGCTCAGTCTTCGTCCAGAAATCCCG TGTCCACTGAGATGAAAGGCTCGTGGGATGCAGATGGTGGGGAGTCAGCAGGAGGGCAG ACTGGCTCCCATGAATCTCCCCCACTGGTGGGGACAGTCCCCCTCTTCAACCCTGTCCAGGTATCTCAG CTCGCCGCTGCCTCTCGACCCAACCAATCCAGGCTGCTTTCCCAGCGCCGCTACCCCAACCCGCTGTGA
- the SEC16B gene encoding protein transport protein Sec16B isoform X1 gives MDPWAPAWLPQPQERQAAWGSWGEVHRGPPPQPRRQLLCVGPPPRPGSWDGGHLPGHSWNEGHHPRRDACRPASRAEYYESSYPNRPYSRQGYEDPHWQYPAASYRDDYTYQSHQWQPVAWQDDRDLRQREPYSKSTNYRDQHYYRGYHPNLATTTPGQDRMQTYDSHEESYISTARKEWAGGETLGSDSGEAGGQPQEPLGQPSLLLQYRESGLSSSSYELSQYIHDGADHYDSVLSGTWSPAQAGGPLVSTPAPVVPLKFSLPHMAVCFGARGQLVLVCPHRPAEGQLAHVELHSLEVILHDTKELEELQAFPGPLTREDLHKVDVMTFCQQKIATSCDLSTQRGRDSSLLWKLLVLLCRQNGSMVGSDTAELLMQDCRSREKYKRQNPAANLIGLTDDEWMSHQPGTLDLITGEVPPVVETQAQIVEKFTKLLYYGRKKDALVWAMRNQLWGHALFLSSKMDPRTYSWVLTGFTSTLATNDPLQTLFQLMSGRIPQAALCCGDASWGDWRPHLAVMLSNKVGDMELNHRAIVTMGDTLAGRGAVEAAHFCYLMADTPFGYFGAKADRMALLGSSHRQAFTQFARTEVIQRMEIFEYCQQLRQPESFLLPFQVYKLLYASRLADYGLPAQALQYCEQIATTLLGQDPASHPVLAQQVMKLAERLKLSDPLLLEMPEQDQTLEPDWLVQLRACCREWEVEDDPPPEVAPAQSGLSWAAASMAGGEPVHEPPQSEGYQYDQWYQPMPPQGPSSHEDVPLRPLAPAQVAASPLLGVRQELQPPTLSPGTAAPPGGVFAEPPLQVVPLAGEAGEPQDTPLSSGGVQPSLPAEEEELKARARTTSESSTVSLEDDSQPSSESTAEDAAEEPAPAEAVKPGKDKSSGFRWFGWFRSKPTKETSPKATSETASDSPAPGAQEQTSPSPPDAPPVAGTSPLAQSSSRNPGGMQGENTFPVTPVSTEMKGSWDADGGESAGGQTGSHESPPLVGTVPLFNPVQVSQLAAASRPNQSRLLSQRRYPNPL, from the exons ATGGACCCCTGGGCCCCCGCCTGGTtgccccagccccaggagaggcaggcagccTGGGGGTCATGGGGAGAGGTGCACCGTGGCCCCCCACCACAGCCCAGGCGGCAGCTCCTCTGTGTGGGGCCCCCACCTCGGCCCGGCTCCTGGGATGGGGGTCATCTCCCCGGCCACTCCTGGAATGAGGGCCACCACCCCCGGAGGGACGCCTGCAGACCGGCTTCCCGGGCTGAGTACTACGAAAGCAGCTACCCCAACAGACCATACTCCAG GCAAGGATATGAAGACCCCCACTGGCAGTATCCAGCAGCCAGCTACAGGGACGACTACACCTACCAAAGCCATCAGTGGCAGCCGGTGGCCTGGCAGGATGACAGAG ACCTGAGACAGAGAGAGCCTTACAGCAAGAGTACCAATTACCGGGATCAGCACTACTACAGGGGTTACCACCCCAACCTGGCCACGACCACCCCAGGGCAGGACAG GATGCAGACCTACGACTCCCACGAGGAGAGCTACATCTCAACTGCCAGGAAGGAGTGGGCAGGGGGAGAGACCCTTGGCAGCGATTCAGGGGAGGCTGGTGGCCAGCCCCAAGAG cccttgggccagcccagcctgctcctgcagtACCGCGAGTCAGGGCTCAGCTCCAGCAGCTACGAGCTCAGCCAGTACATCCATGATGGTGCTGACCACTATGACTCTGTGCTTTCAGGGACATGGAGCCCAGCACAAGCAG GGGGGCCCTTGGTGTCCACCCCGGCCCCGGTGGTACCCCTCAAGTTCTCGTTGCCGCACATGGCGGTGTGCTTTGGAGCCAGAGGCCAGCTGGTGCTGGTGTGTCCTCACCGCCCTGCCGAGGGGCAGCTAGCCCATGTTGAGCTACACAGCCTGGAG GTAATCCTTCATGACACGAAAGAGCTGGAGGAGCTACAGGCCTTCCCGGGGCCGCTGACCAG GGAAGATCTGCACAAGGTGGATGTGATGACATTTTGCCAGCAGAAGATAGCCACAAGCTGTGATCTCTCAACACAGAGAGGCAGAGATTCATCTCTTCTCTGGAAACTCCTGGTCCTCCTCTGCCGGCAGAATGGG TCCATGGTGGGCTCAGACACAGCTGAGCTGCTGATGCAAGACTGCAGGAGCCGGGAGAAGTACAAGAGGCAAAACCCTGCGGCAAACCTGATCGGCCTAACAGATGATGAGTGGATGTCACATCAGCCAGGGACACTGGACCTCATCACAGGGGAGGTCCCTCCTGTCGTGGAGACGCAGGCACAGATAGTGGAGAAGTTCACCAAGCTCCTCTACTATGGCAGAAAGAAA GATGCTCTGGTCTGGGCCATGAGAAACCAGCTGTGGGGCCATGCCCTTTTCCTCTCCAGCAAGATGGACCCTCGGACCTACAGCTGGGTGCTCACCGG GTTCACCAGCACGCTGGCCACCAATGACCCCCTGCAGACCCTCTTCCAGCTCATGTCAGGAAGGATCCCTCAGGCAGCGCTG TGCTGCGGGGATGCCTCGTGGGGAGACTGGAGGCCCCACCTGGCCGTGATGTTGTCCAACAAGGTTGGAGACATGGAGCTGAACCACCGAGCCATCGTCACCATGGGAGACACTTTGG CTGGCAGGGGAGCAGTCGAAGCAGCTCATTTCTGCTACCTGATGGCAGATACTCCTTTCGGTTACTTCGGGGCGAAGGCAGACCGTATggccctgctgggcagcagccacCG TCAGGCATTCACCCAGTTTGCCAGGACAGAGGTCATCCAGCGGATGGAAATCTTCGAGTACTGCCAGCAGCTACGACAGCCTGAATCCTTCCTGCTGCCCTTCCAG gTGTACAAGCTCCTCTATGCCTCTCGCCTGGCTGACTATGGGCTCCCAGCCCAAGCCCTGCAATACTGCGAGCAGATTGCCACCACACTCCTGGGCCAGGATCCGGCCAGCCACCCTGTCCTGGCCCAGCAAGTGATGAAG ctAGCCGAGCGGCTGAAGCTCTCTGACCCACTGCTCCTGGAGATGCCGGAACAGGACCAGACACTGGAGCCTGACTGGCTGGTACAGCTCCGAGCCTGCTGCAGGGAGTGGGAG GTGGAAGATGACCCCCCTCCAGAGGTGGCACCTGCTCAGTCAGGgctctcctgggctgctgcatcGATGGCAG gtggaGAGCCTGTCCATGAGCCTCCACAGAGTGAAGGCTACCAGTATGACCAGTGGTACCAGCCCATGCCACCCCAGGGACCCAGCTCTCATGAGGACGTGCCTCTCCGGCCCCTGGCACCTGCTCAGGTTGCAGCATCGCCACTGCTTGGTGTTCGGCAAGAGCTGCAGCCCCCTACACTCAGCCCAGGGACGGCTGCCCCTCCAGGAGGGGTTTTTGCTGAGCCCCCTCTGCAGGTGGTGCCACTGGCAG GAGAAGCTGGGGAGCCCCAGGACACCCCGCTGTCCTCCGGGGGGGTGCAGCCATCCCTCCCAGCAGAGGAG GAGGAATTAAAGGCAAGAGCTCGCACCACTTCAGAGAGCTCCACCGTCTCCTTGGAAGATGACAGCCAGCCTTCCTCGGAGAGCacagctgaagatgctgctgaAGAGCCGGCACCAGCAGAGGCAGTGAAACCGGGTAAGGATAAG AGCTCCGGATTTAGGTGGTTTGGCTGGTTTCGGTCAAAGCCCACTAAGGAAACATCTCCCAAAGCTACGTCTGAGACAGCCTCGGACTCCCCCGCTCCGGGAGCGCAG GAACAGACGTCGCCATCCCCACCTGATGCTCCTCCTGTGGCTGGGACAAGCCCTTTGGCTCAGTCTTCGTCCAGAAATCCCG GAGGAATGCAAGGTGAAAATACCTTTCCTGTTACTCCAGTGTCCACTGAGATGAAAGGCTCGTGGGATGCAGATGGTGGGGAGTCAGCAGGAGGGCAG ACTGGCTCCCATGAATCTCCCCCACTGGTGGGGACAGTCCCCCTCTTCAACCCTGTCCAGGTATCTCAG CTCGCCGCTGCCTCTCGACCCAACCAATCCAGGCTGCTTTCCCAGCGCCGCTACCCCAACCCGCTGTGA